Sequence from the Salvelinus alpinus chromosome 27, SLU_Salpinus.1, whole genome shotgun sequence genome:
TGCTGAGAGCTCTGGTGCTGAGTTGAGAATATCAAGGACACAGGAATTAGTTGGTAATTTTTGTATCATGAAAACAATGATTAggttaatgtatttatttacaaaGCTAAAGAAACCTGTGCTTGCTTGTTTCAGTAACGATTTATGTATATTGTGTGCCAATTAACCTCGTCTATAATCTACTTTGTGTTTTGCAAGTTTCAATAGGCTACAATAGCCTACTGTTGTTTATTACGGTTTAAGTTTGTCTTTAAGCATTTAGTAAGAATGAGCCTATTTCTATTTGCGTTAGACACAATAGCCACATAAGTGCAATTTGAAGTTTTAAAATTGAGTTCAGTGCTTGTTCCTAATATTTTTACACCTCTCTCCATAACAGGGCACCGTTTTGTTCGTCTGTTCAGCACTATGAAGCCTGTCCCCCTGGTCCTGCTCCTTGCCACTGTTCTCCTCACCTCTCACATCCCCCCAAGTGTTAGTCGACCACAGGACCTGGCCATGTTCGACGGCCACGGCTACAAGAGTCAGCTGGACGAGGTGTTCCAGAAGGCTGGCGACGCAGTTTCCTACCTTATCAAAGAAAATATACTGCGTTATTTGCAGAGAAATCCCCGGTTGCAAACAGGTTTCCCGCCACAGTTTCCCTTTGAGGTGACGCCCCTGGGCTCGAGGGGTCTTGGTCACCTGGCGCGCAGTTTGCCGCCCTTTGAGCAGCAGCGCGCGCCTGGGGAGGTTAACAGCCTGGAAGACTTCGTGGAGTTGACCAAGAGAAACGATGACCCGCCGATCTCCATCGACCTCACTTTCCACCTGCTGAGAAATATGATCGAAATGGCGCGGATCGAGAGCCAGAAGGAGCAAGCAGAGTTGAACCGCAAGTATCTAGATGAAGTTGGAAAGTGATACCAAGTGTAATCTACAAGGGAGAAAATatctcaagtaaaaaaaaaagcccCTGGCACTCTCCCACGATATAGTTTCGATTTTTCTTTGCATTTAACCTTTGGTTTCTCTGTCATTCCTCAACCTGTGCGTAAAAGGAACTTACCCACCTATCCAAAAAGCCTTTCAAAATCAAC
This genomic interval carries:
- the LOC139556348 gene encoding UI-like, which gives rise to MKPVPLVLLLATVLLTSHIPPSVSRPQDLAMFDGHGYKSQLDEVFQKAGDAVSYLIKENILRYLQRNPRLQTGFPPQFPFEVTPLGSRGLGHLARSLPPFEQQRAPGEVNSLEDFVELTKRNDDPPISIDLTFHLLRNMIEMARIESQKEQAELNRKYLDEVGK